Within the Glycine max cultivar Williams 82 chromosome 12, Glycine_max_v4.0, whole genome shotgun sequence genome, the region GCGCAGCCCCTTCCTCCTTGCGACGTtcctccattcccaaacctcCAAATATTcctatctcactcatttcttcatcaaatcaacTCCCGTAAAttgcaatcttcttctttttcaattttcttttgatttcaccgattgaaatctgcaaaaactccttcaaatggcagaatcgtcaAAGAAACGTAAGGGTTTATCCGCCTCCGCTtcggcttcaagagctcatcgttcCGAAGCCACAAGCAAATCCACAGCACCAATTCCACCCTCATTATCCTTTTCcacattgttttcttccgaaGAACAACAGAAACGGTATTCGAATCTCTTTTCATCTCattccattatcgaccctaagtttattgatatggaattcttttctgctgaaacttttgattgcattcaagcctTTCAGAACCTAGGTCTTATACCTTTcatgtcattacaattgcctGTTTATCCTGAACTGATTAAAGTCttttattgtaatcttgaaattcaggacATCACTTTAATTTCTAaggtttttgggataaaaatggtcattgaccaatcccttttccatgacttaacccaattgtccagtgacggtgtaccatttgaaggtacactgaatgacgattggaagtttgatttttctgcACATGATGCCCGCCAGTTAGTTTGCACCAACAATGCGGATATGACCAGACgccttcttgccggttcattggcttttgaaagtcgCATCCTACATTATCTGATTGTGCGGATTTTGCTTCCACGAtcttccaatcttgcccaagtttctgaggaagatcttgttatcatgtgggcctttcataccggccatcaacttgactgggcacatcttgtaagatatcgcatgcataaggcattgcgattaaatgcacTTTTGCCATATCCACATCTTGTCACACTCTTTTTccgccattttcaaattcctcttgattctgaaccttatgttccaatcaagagatcttttttaattggtgctgttgtgattgcttcttttggttaccgcaaagaccatgatggctcttgggtcaaaaaAGGCGCTCAACCCGCTGATGAAGAAGGCAACctaccagttgaagataattccACTCTTCTTCGAAGGCTTATGGACAAGTTTGATGGACTTCagacttttgttggtgacaagtttgatgccatggaattgcaagtcgacatgcggttcgatgccatggaatcaaggatcaccaaagttgaagaagatgtctccttcatccgtacttgctttgatccaccaccacaGCCTCCATCATCGTCTTAGCTTAAGTATTATgactaagtattattagtaattaagtattattagtactttggtttatcgccgtgtatttggcttctTATTGCTTAGTTATCGTAATCTTGCACTTATATTATAATTCTTGGCTTTGAtttggttggttatgacaatgtatggatttattttggtttattgtttggctctgtttggatattgattatgttgcttagttctttttgatgttgccaaagggggagagaacttgagaggagaacttgggttagaaatcaattatctattagaaatttatcattaagtaaagttatgcatacatgccaaaagatagggggagtaagggttgtgtgaacgtgctatcatcttgtatatagcttgtcttgatttcagggattgtcatcatcaaaaagggggagattgtggacaAAGGAtaaagctgaatgttttgatgatgccaaagtttcacatgcgtctcaaagctttattcaagacaaagaaattaaagatattcaagatggatgatcaagacagtctctagagtcttagaaagggtatattaaataggaagggaattccaattgaagtagcaaaaggtttggccaagaattttaagttaaaaagtctttttcaacaaatttactctctggtaatcgattaccagaagatgtaatcgattacctgtggccaaaactgatttacaacagctattaaaatttgaattcaaagtttgcactgtgtaatcgattacacatatatgctaatcgattaccagcagtttctgaacgttttaattcaaattttaaagcttgtaatcgattacacacatactgtaatcgattaccagaggagtttttcagaaagcattctcaacagtcacatctttttgtgtggttcttgaatggctatcataggcctatatatatgtgacttgagacacgaatttgacaagagttttgaagaaaaaaaaagtcttatcctcttaaaaacaaaattgttttatcctcttacaaattccttggccaaaactcttgtgattcaataaggaattatttggatgctcaaattgttcaatctatctctttcaagagagatttcttcttttcttcttcttcattctgaaaagggattaagagaccgagggtctcttgttgtgaaagaattctaaacacaaaggaagggttgtccttgtgtgtttagaacttgtaaaaggaatttacaagatagtggaactctgaagcgggttgcttgaggactggatgtaggcacaagggtgtggccgaaccagtataaatctgagtttgcattttctcttcccttaaactcctttatttattattgttttatattcatattcaaattgttctatttgaatcaatatttaagaaattcattattaagggaatttataacttgaatagaaagttaaatagaatttttaattggggaaataagttgtaatatcttaattcaacccccccccccttcttaagatatctgaggccacttgtccaacagagACATGTCAAATTAGCATTAtatgaaagtataaaattaactacacataaaaagaaaacaaaatccaaagtattatgaaatacaaaaattcaaagtatcACACATACATGAGTATAGAGTCAATTACACATAAGAAACAAAATCCAAATCCACTAAAAACATCTCCCTAATCAAAGTTTCTTCTTATTTGATAGGTGGCAAACATATTCATTGCTAAAGTATCAGAAAATCTTGTCCATTCCTCAGTTGCTTGGATAGTTGTGACTTCATCTCCAATATTATTTGTGACTCTTTCCATTTGTTGATTGATTAACTCATTGTcaacaacaaataaaagttCCAAGTCTTGGGCTTCCAAAATTGGATCACTATGTTGTTCATCTCTTATGAAATTATGTAGCATGAAACAAGCATTAATAATtcttatttgtgtttttatatcaaaaaaagaaggagttcTTAATATACTCCATCTTTTCTTCAATACCCCAAATGACCTTTCAATAACATTCCTTGCACTTGCATGACGAAGATTAAATAACTCCTTATAGTTTTGAGGAGTGTTTTCGATCCACTCATTAAGATGATATCTAGTCCCTCGATAAGGTGCTAAAAATCCAGGGCCATTTGTATACCCCACATCCacaagaaaatatttacctacaatggtttaaaaaatattatatataaaaatgtgcatatttcttttatatgttaaataaagTTTCATCATTTCATGATATTACCATTTAGTATATGGAGACAATTTTGACGACGCAAAGCATCTCGCAATACTCGAGAATCTCCTGCTGACCCTTCCCACCCGGGCAACACATATATAAACCTTAAATCTGGACCACAAACTCCTAAAACATTTGTAGAGATATCACCTTTTCTATTACGATATCTAGGTCTATCTTCTGCAGAAACTGTTACT harbors:
- the LOC100782976 gene encoding uncharacterized protein, with amino-acid sequence MFLHILAHNLKYRVVHFSYCRSMETISRQFKNVLRAIMKVSKEYLKFHEYNIEGSVENKWRWFKNSIGALDGIHIPVTVSAEDRPRYRNRKGDISTNVLGVCGPDLRFIYVLPGWEGSAGDSRVLRDALRRQNCLHILNGKYFLVDVGYTNGPGFTNNIGDEVTTIQATEEWTRFSDTLAMNMFATYQIRRNFD